A portion of the Tachysurus fulvidraco isolate hzauxx_2018 chromosome 8, HZAU_PFXX_2.0, whole genome shotgun sequence genome contains these proteins:
- the LOC113662190 gene encoding gap junction delta-3 protein, giving the protein MADWGFLSELFGSLQAHSPMLGRLWLLLMLVFRMLILGTVASDMFDDEQEEFSCNTLQPGCKQVCYDHAFPISQYRFWVFHIVLISTPALVFLMYAMHHHKKHQVLPQESTILKAKRDLHLKRLYLINVAFRMLSEVGFLIGQWKLYGFRVEAQFPCSRFPCPYTVDCFTSRPMEKTVFLLFYFAIGILSAVSSLAEFVHIIFKWFMKGTKGLKSLVREDIGKVGKTKHERSQASGLKSGRTRHVLRFPGRNNKSRVSTGLRKSSIRDKSFGELIV; this is encoded by the coding sequence ATGGCTGACTGGGGTTTTCTCAGTGAACTGTTTGGGTCACTGCAGGCGCACTCACCCATGTTGGGTCGTCTCTGGCTGCTCCTCATGCTGGTCTTCAGGATGCTGATCCTCGGTACAGTGGCCAGCGACATGTTTGACGATGAACAAGAGGAGTTTTCTTGCAACACATTGCAGCCAGGATGCAAGCAAGTTTGCTACGACCATGCCTTCCCTATCTCTCAGTATCGCTTCTGGGTCTTCCACATTGTGCTCATCTCTACCCCTGCTCTTGTGTTCCTCATGTATGCCATGCACCACCACAAGAAGCACCAGGTCCTCCCTCAAGAATCCACCATACTTAAAGCAAAGCGGGATCTTCATCTCAAGCGTCTCTATCTAATCAATGTAGCTTTCCGGATGTTGTCTGAGGTGGGGTTCCTGATTGGACAGTGGAAACTGTACGGCTTTCGCGTTGAGGCTCAGTTTCCCTGCAGTCGCTTTCCATGTCCATACACTGTGGACTGTTTTACCTCTAGACCTATGGAGAAGACAGTCTTCCTGCTCTTCTACTTCGCCATTGGAATACTTTCAGCTGTCTCTAGCCTGGCCGAATTTGTTCACATCATCTTCAAGTGGTTTATGAAAGGCACTAAGGGGTTGAAGTCCTTGGTAAGGGAGGATATTGGTAAGGTTGGTAAGACTAAGCATGAGAGGAGTCAAGCCAGTGGTCTGAAGTCAGGCAGAACCAGGCATGTGCTGCGGTTTCCTGGAAGAAACAATAAATCAAGGGTAAGCACAGGCTTAAGGAAATCCAGTATCAGAGACAAGAGCTTCGGAGAACTGATAGTGTAA